In Spirochaeta isovalerica, the genomic window GCAGCCATATCCTATGAAGGAACATCATATGGAGTCCCTTTAGATCTTCATGCCAATTTACTTCATGTTAATGTAGATCTCTTTAAAAAAGCCGGATTAGTCGATTCCAATGGTATACCTGTTCTTCCGACCAGTGTGGAAGAGTTCTTTGAACAGGCTCAGATCATGAAAGAGAGAACCGGCAAGCTCTATTGGGTTGAAGATGCAACACAGTATCCCATTTCTTTCCGGTTGTTTCATTCTTTGATGGAGCAACAGGGAAAATCAGTCATTGATATCGAATCAAATACAGCGAATATGGATTCTCCCGAGGCTGAAAAGGCTCTCTCTTTTATGCTTGAGCGTTTTAATAAGGGCTATTCCGATCCTTATGCCGATTATACAGCTGCTCAGCAGATGTTCATGACTGGTGAAGCTGCTATAGAATTAAATGGAACCTGGGTCGTGGATCAGTACAACAGAGAGTTGGAATTTGACTACAGAGCCATGAACTTTCCCAATCTGATGGGTGAAAAGAAAGTCTGGGCCAATAGCCATATGTGGGTTATCCCAAAGCAGAAGGACAATTTGGAACAGTATGAAGCAGCTCTTGAATTCTGCAGTTTCCTGAATGATCATGTATATGACTGGGCTGCCGGAACAGGACATATCGCGCCGAGAAACAGTGTTCTGAAAGCTCTAGCTGCTGACAATGTGCCTCAGAGAGCGAATTATGCCGAAACGGCATCCAACGCTAGCACTTTTCCTCCAGTTCTAAATTATGCGGCCATAGAGACAATTATTAAAGAGGAAATTGAAAAAACCTGGTTGTTAGGCGAGAGTCTTGATGATGTTCTAACAAGAGCTGATAAAAGGATTGAAGAAGTTTTGAATAATTGAGAATTAAACAATGTTGCCCAGCTGAAAATATATTTTCAGCCGGGCTTTTTTTACATATTTTTTATCATAATCTGTTCAACGCTGCCAGTTCTTTTTCAGTTTCAAGATCACGTCCGCTATTTGCTGTCTGTCCAGGATATTGAAAAAGGAGTTTCGGAAGAATAGCTTTTAATTCATCTTATAGTATCTATGTAAATCTCTTGGGGGAGTTTTCGGACAATCCCAAATTGGACTAGTATATCTGGAGAGACCTGGCTGCCGATGGCGGAGAAGGGAGAGTGAATACAGCGATACCATTGTCTACGGCAATAGCGTTCTGCTTGATCCCGAAGATCCTTCGGTCTACGCCTTTCTGCGGGAAGGAGAAGAAACCTTATCAAGAGTTCTGGCGGAGTTGCAAGGGGAAAACCTAGAAGAGTAGATATCATCAGCCTTAAGCGGGGTTGTCGAAATCAAGACAGGAATCGATGACTTGCGGAGAAGGGCGGATGCAGGGCTGATAAACCGCTATTCGTCGATCAGACTCAGAACTCTGGCTTTGAGGAATATGGCTGGTCCTGAAATCTCCATTCTAACAGCCACTATGGCTGGTGGACAGCTATTGAAATCAGATCTGTATGAAAAGATATTATATTGAATATTGTAACTCTAAAGTATTTTGAAGATCTGGATCTTCTATGTGCCCATCTTCAGGGGCAGGGGGTAGAGGAATCGTACTCCGAATTGAAAAATCTCTATTTCGATGAGTTTTTAAAGTCCCGGAATGAAATACTTCCACTGGCTCCGGCCGGCGGTCCCTATCCATCCACCCATGAAGAATTCCTGAGACTGGGGGTCAGAATACTGGAATAGATATCAGATTTTATGGGAGTTGTTGTCAATAAGACAGAGGAATATGCAGACAGCAGGATCGAGCGTGAGAGGCAGGAAATCCGGGAACATATTCTCGCCTTCCTCCTGTCATCGATACTCATTTTCTTTTTTCTGCAGATTTTTCAGAAAAACATCTTTGCTCCCCTTGATAGGTTGAAGAACGCCATGCTGCTGATCAGCCGGAAGAATGCGGAATCCGATGTACCCTATATCAATATAAAGAACGAGATCGGCGATATCGCCAGAGCGGTCAACGAATTCAGAATCAACATAATCAAGCTCGATAAAGCCAATTTCGCCCTGGAGAAGACTTCAGCGGATAAAGAAAACCTCATTGCTGCACTGGAAACGAGAATAAAGGAAATCAATGAACTTCAGGAGCTGATCCCCATCTGCTCCTACTGTAAAAATGTCAGGAATGACAAGGGGTATTACGAAGAGATTGAAAGCTATATAGCCAAACACTCCTCGGTGGATTTCAGTCATACAATCTGCCCGGATTGCCTCAGGAAATACTATCCAGATTCGCCGAAAAATTGCAAAGGAAGATCCGTAAGGAACTTGAGAGTCAACAGGAATATCAATGCTTTCTTTCTTTTTTCATGTTGTCATTTTCCTCTGGTGTCCTAAGGATCTCTTGAAAAATGACTTCAGTTTTCTTAAAATTTCACTATGAAGATAGAATGCGCCTGGTGTGGAAAATCAATGGGAGAGAAGGCTCTCCATGTTGAAGGAACCTCTCATAGTATGTGCGAAGATTGCGCCTCCGATCTGCTTTCCAGGCCGATCGGTTCGATCCGGGATTACCTGGACCGCCTCGAATATCCGGTTCTGCTGATCGATTCTGAAACGAATATGAAAGCTGAAAACACACGTCTGAAGGAACTGACCGGAAAAGAGCCGGAGCTGATCGAAGGCTATAAAGGCGGCGACGTTTTCAACTGCATTCACCACAGCAAGCCGGGCGGCTGTGGAAAGACTATTCACTGCAAAGTCTGTACGATCCGTAATGCCGTTGAAGAGACTTTTAACACAGGAAATCCCTGTATCGATGTCAAAGCCACTTTAAAAGTATATGTCGAGGATGCGGAACAGCATGTCTCCTCGTTCATTACAACGCACAAGGTCGGAGATTTCGTACTGCTGGCCATTAAAGATCTCAGAGTCGACGAAAAATCATGACATACTCCACATCTCAGCTGATGCTTATCGGTTCCGGGCATTGTATTCCCTGTTCTT contains:
- a CDS encoding extracellular solute-binding protein; this translates as MRKLLIGILMGSIFLSPVLASGGAEQTGSEDGVIVLELARFFGDPDDSLMKSTDLSQANSEAAAIQILTNIFNAENEGKIRVEKLGGSEWGSYYDQLNTTFAAGDPPDVAVMHQTNMPAYASRGLLLSLDDQYNSAGIDSSDWTAPAAAAISYEGTSYGVPLDLHANLLHVNVDLFKKAGLVDSNGIPVLPTSVEEFFEQAQIMKERTGKLYWVEDATQYPISFRLFHSLMEQQGKSVIDIESNTANMDSPEAEKALSFMLERFNKGYSDPYADYTAAQQMFMTGEAAIELNGTWVVDQYNRELEFDYRAMNFPNLMGEKKVWANSHMWVIPKQKDNLEQYEAALEFCSFLNDHVYDWAAGTGHIAPRNSVLKALAADNVPQRANYAETASNASTFPPVLNYAAIETIIKEEIEKTWLLGESLDDVLTRADKRIEEVLNN
- a CDS encoding HAMP domain-containing protein — encoded protein: MGVVVNKTEEYADSRIERERQEIREHILAFLLSSILIFFFLQIFQKNIFAPLDRLKNAMLLISRKNAESDVPYINIKNEIGDIARAVNEFRINIIKLDKANFALEKTSADKENLIAALETRIKEINELQELIPICSYCKNVRNDKGYYEEIESYIAKHSSVDFSHTICPDCLRKYYPDSPKNCKGRSVRNLRVNRNINAFFLFSCCHFPLVS